The nucleotide sequence GACGTCATCGCCTTCTCCCCGGTGGTGGAGTCCGGCTGGGACACCGTCCTGAAGGAGGCCAAGAGCGCCGGCATCCCGGTGATCCTCACCGACCGTGCGGTCGACTCGCAGGACACCTCCCTCTACCGGACGTTCCTCGGCTCCGACTTCGTCAAGGAGGGGCAGGAGGCCGGCAAGTGGCTCCTGAAGGAGTACGAGGGGACCTCCGAACCGGTCAACGTCGTCGAACTCCAGGGCACCACCGGCTCCGCACCCGCCAACGACCGCAAGGCCGGCTTCGCCGAAGTCATCAAGGGACAGCCCAAGTTCAAGGTCGTCGCGTCCCAGACCGGGGACTTCACCCGCGCCAAGGGCAAGGAGGTCATGCAGGCCTTCCTCAAGTCCCACAAGGACATCGACGTGCTGTACGCCCACAACGACGACATGGCCCTGGGCGCCATCCAGGCCATCGAGGAGGCGGGCAAGAAGCCGGGCACCGACATCAAGGTGATCTCCGTCGACGGCATCAAGGACGCCTTCGTCGCCATGCAGGAGAAGAAGATCAACGTGGTGGTCGAGTGCAACCCCCTCCTCGGCGACCAGTTGATGGAACTCGCCAAGAAGGTCGCGGCGGGGGAGAGCGTCCCGCGACGGGTCGAGGTCAAGGAGGGCGTCTTCACCCAGGACCAGGCCGCGGCCGCCCTGCCCGGCCGCCAGTACTGACCCGACGCCCGCACCGGACCGGGGGCGGCCCTCGCGCCGCCCCCGACCCCTCAGGAGAGGAGGGCGGATGACAGCCCCACCCATCCCCACCACACCCACCCGCACCGACCGGCCGGTCCTGGAGGCCCTCGGCATCCGCAGGGCGTTCCCCGGCGTCCTCGCGCTCGACGGGGTGGACCTGCGCCTCTTCCCCGGCGAGGTACACGCCCTGATGGGCGAGAACGGCGCCGGGAAGTCGACGCTCATCAAGGTGCTCACCGGTGTCCATCCGCCCGACGCGGGAACGGTCTCCGTCGACGGCAGCCCCCAGCGGTTCGCCGAACCGCTGGAAGCGCAGCACGCCGGAATCAGCACGGTGTACCAGGAGGTGAACCTGTGCCCCAACCTCTCGGTCGCGGAGAACATCCTCATCG is from Streptomyces venezuelae ATCC 10712 and encodes:
- a CDS encoding ABC transporter substrate-binding protein — encoded protein: MAHRALRVITAAALAAGVLTACTTEPAPTGTTGGAGKGSSDGKLVLGFAQVGAESGWRTANTTSVREAAEKAGITLKFSDAQQKQENQIKAIRTFIQQKVDVIAFSPVVESGWDTVLKEAKSAGIPVILTDRAVDSQDTSLYRTFLGSDFVKEGQEAGKWLLKEYEGTSEPVNVVELQGTTGSAPANDRKAGFAEVIKGQPKFKVVASQTGDFTRAKGKEVMQAFLKSHKDIDVLYAHNDDMALGAIQAIEEAGKKPGTDIKVISVDGIKDAFVAMQEKKINVVVECNPLLGDQLMELAKKVAAGESVPRRVEVKEGVFTQDQAAAALPGRQY